A genomic stretch from Coffea arabica cultivar ET-39 chromosome 10c, Coffea Arabica ET-39 HiFi, whole genome shotgun sequence includes:
- the LOC113713184 gene encoding sugar transport protein 5, with translation MTKDKGMAVGVGGHERLINGQGLEVEGKITAAVVITCIVAASGGLIFGYDIGISGGVTTMEPFLQKLFPSILKNAAGAKTNVYCVYDSQVLTAFTSSLYVAGLAASLGASRLTAAQGRRNVMVLGGFTFLAGAAINGGAQTIAMLILGRILLGFGVGFTNQATPVYLSEVAPPKWRGAFNTGFQFFIGIGVVAANCLNYGAARLEWGWRLSLGLAVVPAAIMIIGALLISDTPSSLVERGKLEKAKKSLAKIRGKETDIEVELADLVKSSEIAKAMNREPFLTIFERQYRPHLVMSIAIPFFQQLSGINIIAFYAPVLFQSLGFGNDSALIGAIILGLVNLASILVSTAVVDRYGRRLLFIEGGAQMFICQVAVAFVVAAAAGTSGTRHISKEYGASIVALMCAYAAGFGWSWGPLSWLIPSEIFPVKIRTTGQSISVAVNFATTFILSQTFLTMLCHFKYGAFLFYAGWIAVMTIFIVFFMPETKGIPLNSMHLVWEKHWFWRRFVTVQP, from the exons ATGACGAAAGATAAAGGCATGGCTGTAGGCGTTGGGGGTCATGAAAGGCTTATCAATGGCCAGGGCTTAGAGGTTGAAGGTAAGATCACTGCTGCTGTGGTCATCACCTGCATCGTGGCTGCATCAGGTGGTCTCATTTTTGGATATGACATTGGCATTTCAG GTGGGGTGACTACAATGGAACCATTTCTTCAAAAGTTATTCCCGTCAATACTGAAGAATGCTGCCGGTGCCAAAACTAATGTCTATTGTGTATACGACAGTCAGGTTTTGACAGCTTTCACATCTTCACTATACGTTGCCGGATTAGCTGCGTCTCTCGGGGCTAGCCGCCTCACAGCAGCCCAAGGCAGAAGGAACGTCATGGTGCTAGGAGGTTTCACATTCCTTGCCGGAGCTGCTATCAATGGCGGGGCTCAGACTATTGCTATGCTCATACTGGGACGTATTTTGTTAGGATTTGGTGTTGGTTTTACTAACCAG gcAACACCAGTTTACCTTTCAGAAGTAGCTCCACCAAAATGGAGGGGTGCATTCAACACGGGCTTTCAATTTTTCATTGGCATTGGTGTAGTTGCAGCAAATTGTTTGAACTATGGTGCTGCTAGACTCGAATGGGGTTGGCGACTTTCCCTTGGGCTCGCCGTAGTACCTGCAGCCATCATGATAATTGGTGCACTTCTCATTTCAGACACACCGAGCAGCCTTGTGGAGCGTGGAAAACTGGAAAAGGCCAAGAAATCTCTAGCCAAAATCCGAGGAAAAGAAACTGATATTGAAGTTGAACTAGCGGATCTTGTCAAGTCCAGTGAAATTGCGAAAGCCATGAATCGAGAACCTTTCTTGACAATTTTTGAGAGGCAATATAGGCCCCATCTTGTCATGTCTATTGCTATACCATTTTTTCAGCAACTCAGTGGAATTAATATCATTGCCTTCTACGCCCCAGTTCTTTTCCAGTCTCTGGGATTTGGAAATGACTCAGCTCTCATTGGTGCAATAATTCTAGGACTGGTTAATCTTGCTTCCATCCTTGTGTCCACTGCCGTAGTTGATCGATATGGGCGAAGACTTTTGTTCATTGAGGGTGGTGCACAAATGTTCATTTGTCAG GTTGCGGTTGCATTTGTAGTAGCTGCGGCGGCGGGTACTTCCGGAACCAGGCACATTTCTAAGGAATATGGTGCCTCCATAGTGGCGCTGATGTGCGCCTACGCAGCAGGTTTTGGGTGGTCATGGGGTCCTCTCAGCTGGCTCATTCCAAGTGAAATATTTCCGGTGAAAATTCGAACGACAGGGCAAAGCATAAGTGTTGCTGTGAattttgctacaactttcatccTGTCTCAAACATTCTTGACCATGCTGTGTCACTTCAAGTATggtgcttttcttttctatgcTGGTTGGATCGCTGTAATGACCATATTCATTGTATTTTTCATGCCTGAAACCAAAGGGATTCCTTTGAATTCAATGCATCTGGTGTGGGAAAAGCATTGGTTTTGGCGTAGGTTTGTTACGGTGCAGCCGTAG
- the LOC113714510 gene encoding uncharacterized protein isoform X2 codes for MSHFGRSGPPDIRDTYSLLVLNITFRTTADDLFPLFDKYGKVVDVFIPRDRRTGDSRGFAFVRYKYQDEAQKAVEKLDGRVVDGREIMVQFAKYGPNAERIHKGKIMEPVYKSKGRSRSRSPRPRYRDDYKDRDHHRRSRSRSRGKDREGRRGRDRDYRHRSRSRSGSPDYHKDRGRGRYDDDRRSRSRSYGSASPARRSASPRRSQSPRRTPPSRGASPDAVKQKDRSPTSKSLSPRGRRADSRSRSPHSDADD; via the exons ATGTCGCACTTCGGGAGATCGGGCCCTCCGGACATCAGAGATACCTATTCTCTCCTCGTCCTTAACATCACTTTCC GTACCACCGCCGATGATTTGTTCCCGCTCTTCGATAAGTATGGCAAAGTCGTTGACGTGTTCATCCCCCGCGACCGCAG GACTGGTGATTCAAGAGGATTTGCTTTTGTGCGATACAAGTACCAGGATGAAGCACAGAAGGCAGTTGAAAAGCTTGATG GAAGAGTTGTTGATGGAAGGGAGATAATGGTTCAATTCGCAAAATATGGTCCAAATGCTGAACGAAT TCACAAAGGAAAAATAATGGAACCAGTTTACAAGTCAAAAGGAAGGTCAAGAAGTCGCAGCCCTCGGCCAAG GTACAGGGATGATTACAAGGATAGGGATCATCATAGAAGAAGCCGTAGTAGAAGCAGAGGAAAGGATCGTGAGGGTCGTCGTGGCAGGGATAGAGATTATCGTCACCGAAGCAGAAGCCGCAGTGGGAGCCCTGATTACCACAAAGACCGTGGAAGGGGCAGATATGATGATGATAGACGCAGTCGAAGTCGGTCTTATGGAAG TGCCTCCCCTGCTCGGCGCAGTGCAAGTCCTAGGAGGAGCCAATCTCCCCGCAGAACCCCCCCTTCTCGTGGTGCAAGTCCTGATGCAGTTAAACAGAAAGATCGTTCACCAACCTCAAAAAGTCTGTCACCGCGTGGTCGACGTGCTGATTCCCGAAGCCGATCTCCGCACTCTGATGCTGAT GATTGA
- the LOC113715059 gene encoding uncharacterized protein: MTILQAYEQASGQLINLEKSSVIFSKNVSITQKQDVCGKLGGMEEVKHGRYLGLPMVISRSKEQVFGYIKENINRRLESWKNRFLSQAGKEVMLKLVTMAVPIYAMSCFKLPRKLCKDLSSTMANYWWGEANGKNKMHWISWKKMAQERKEGGLNFKDLEAFNKALLGKQIWRFITKPNLLVSRVLKAKYFSKESIFTCKVPSTASWFWKGLMSVRDVLEEGVLRRIGNGISTKIWEHKWIPQAPNGKPSTTKPQNCKFETVQQLITNKRWNSNLVFRLFNKSDAMMILSIPVRLGGREDSHYWGYNEGGEYTVRSGYKRFMKESLGSSNSKKKAGTSMEAGSNQTKAIWKIAPITWEGADDQIGNFHRWWSRITEAKNRQDGRNHMGLTANILWQIWKDRNKREFENQAGYNPCSVIQKAHMEWLEIVELDSKKEPQSTTETVVPVEVDSVAPESHEGVNLRVAIKTSKRNAVLGIGVSVRRVPNEAQEVWALKDRSLGDHNIDEATTIKLTLCKALDRQWSTISVQIRNKGLLKLLKLGKASDCRMTTLIEDILSLKSLFRMCSFCLDNDDDNIDCNSVSSYAHGILLDEEFLVPPCS, translated from the exons ATGACTATCTTACAGGCTTATGAACAAGCTTCTGGTCAGTTGATTAACTTAGAGAAATCATCTGTCATCTTCAGTAAGAATGTGTCTATTACGCAGAAACAGGATGTATGTGGTAAACTTGGTGGTATGGAGGAAGTGAAACATGGGAGATACCTTGGTTTACCAATGGTCATATCAAGGTCAAAAGAACAAGTCTTTGGCTATATTAAGGAAAATATTAACAGGCGTCTAGAGAGCTGGAAGAATAGATTCTTAAGCCAAGCAGGAAAGGAAGTCATGCTCAAACTTGTTACTATGGCTGTGCCAATTTACGCGATGTCTTGCTTCAAATTGCCAAGGAAGTTATGTAAGGATCTCAGCTCAACTATGGCAAACTATTGGTGGGGAGAAGCCAATGGTAAAAACAAAATGCATTGGATTTCTTGGAAGAAAATGGCTCAGGAGAGAAAGGAAGGAGGATTGAATTTCAAAGATCTGGAAGCTTTTAACAAGGCTTTGCTTGGAAAGCAGATTTGGAGGTTTATCACCAAACCAAATCTACTTGTGAGTAGAGTCTTGAAAGCCAAATACTTCAGCAAGGAGTCCATTTTCACATGTAAAGTACCAAGCACTGCCTCGTGGTTCTGGAAGGGATTGATGAGTGTGAGAGATGTGTTGGAAGAAGGGGTACTGAGGAGAATAGGGAATGGGATTAGCACAAAGATATGGGAACATAAGTGGATTCCACAGGCCCCAAATGGCAAGCCATCAACAACTAAGCCACAAAATTGTAAGTTTGAAACAGTTCAGCAGCTCATCACTAACAAAAGATGGAACTCCAACCTGGTTTTCAGACTTTTCAATAAGTCGGATGCTATGATGATTCTTAGTATCCCAGTCAGGCTAGGGGGGAGAGAAGACTCACATTATTGGGGATACAATGAAGGAGGAGAATACACGGTGAGGTCTGGCTATAAGAGGTTTATGAAAGAGAGCTTAGGCAGTAGCAACTCTAAGAAAAAGGCTGGTACGAGCATGGAGGCAGGCAGTAACCAAA CAAAAGCCATCTGGAAAATAGCTCCAATAACTTGGGAGGGGGCTGATGATCAGATAGGAAACTTCCACAGATGGTGGAGTAGGATCACAGAGGCGAAGAATAGACAAGATGGAAGAAACCATATGGGGCTCACAGCTAATATACTTTGGCAAATTTGGAAGGACAGGAACAAAAGGGAGTTCGAGAACCAGGCAGGCTATAATCCGTGCAGTGTTATTCAAAAAGCACACATGGAATGGCTGGAGATTGTGGAATTAGATTCGAAGAAGGAGCCTCAGAGCACAACAGAAACAGTGGTACCAGTGGAAGTGGACAGTGTTGCACCAGAAAGCCACGAAGGGGTAAATCTGAGAGTGGCAATCAAAACCTCTAAGAGAAATGCAGTACTGGGAATTGGAGTTTCTGTGCGCAGAGTACCAAATGAGGCACAGGAAGTATGGGCCTTAAAAGACAGAAGCTTGGGTGACCACAATATTGATGAGGCTACAACAATCAAGCTAACTTTATGCAAAGCTTTGGACAGACAATGGAGTACCATCTCAGTACAAATTCGTAACAAAGGACTGCTGAAGCTACTCAAGCTTGGTAAAGCTTCGGACTGCAGAATGACAACACTGATTGAGGATATCCTTAGCTTAAAATCACTGTTTCGAATGTGCTCATTTTGTTTAGACAATGATGATGATAACATAGATTGTAATAGTGTTAGTTCTTATGCCCATGGCATTTTGTTGGATGAGGAATTCCTTGTTCCTCCGTGTTCTTGA
- the LOC113714510 gene encoding uncharacterized protein isoform X1, with amino-acid sequence MSHFGRSGPPDIRDTYSLLVLNITFRTTADDLFPLFDKYGKVVDVFIPRDRRTGDSRGFAFVRYKYQDEAQKAVEKLDGRVVDGREIMVQFAKYGPNAERMYRDDYKDRDHHRRSRSRSRGKDREGRRGRDRDYRHRSRSRSGSPDYHKDRGRGRYDDDRRSRSRSYGSASPARRSASPRRSQSPRRTPPSRGASPDAVKQKDRSPTSKSLSPRGRRADSRSRSPHSDADD; translated from the exons ATGTCGCACTTCGGGAGATCGGGCCCTCCGGACATCAGAGATACCTATTCTCTCCTCGTCCTTAACATCACTTTCC GTACCACCGCCGATGATTTGTTCCCGCTCTTCGATAAGTATGGCAAAGTCGTTGACGTGTTCATCCCCCGCGACCGCAG GACTGGTGATTCAAGAGGATTTGCTTTTGTGCGATACAAGTACCAGGATGAAGCACAGAAGGCAGTTGAAAAGCTTGATG GAAGAGTTGTTGATGGAAGGGAGATAATGGTTCAATTCGCAAAATATGGTCCAAATGCTGAACGAAT GTACAGGGATGATTACAAGGATAGGGATCATCATAGAAGAAGCCGTAGTAGAAGCAGAGGAAAGGATCGTGAGGGTCGTCGTGGCAGGGATAGAGATTATCGTCACCGAAGCAGAAGCCGCAGTGGGAGCCCTGATTACCACAAAGACCGTGGAAGGGGCAGATATGATGATGATAGACGCAGTCGAAGTCGGTCTTATGGAAG TGCCTCCCCTGCTCGGCGCAGTGCAAGTCCTAGGAGGAGCCAATCTCCCCGCAGAACCCCCCCTTCTCGTGGTGCAAGTCCTGATGCAGTTAAACAGAAAGATCGTTCACCAACCTCAAAAAGTCTGTCACCGCGTGGTCGACGTGCTGATTCCCGAAGCCGATCTCCGCACTCTGATGCTGAT GATTGA